A stretch of DNA from Salvelinus sp. IW2-2015 unplaced genomic scaffold, ASM291031v2 Un_scaffold2286, whole genome shotgun sequence:
TTTAGACCAGACGACTGTCTGTGTATATATTAGAAtgtttatttagatttgttttaaacCTATACTTTTAGTGAAATGTTTAGCACCGCATTATAGACTGACTGAAATAAGTCACTGATAAATACATGCTTCACAATCTAGTTTAAAGTCTCCAACTTGTTTAAAatccttttctttttcattttttttttttagttttgtcTTATTTTCCTATTTATCCTAATGgatgttttattttaatgttttctTTCTTTAATTGAAGCTcttgttttgttgtcttttttGTGTTTGGTAGCTGTTGTCATTCTTCGATTTATTTAGCTCTCATTTGATGATCTGCTTGAAGTCGCtgcagggcccgtatccacaaaagCATCtgaaagtaggagtgctgatctaggatcagtttatcaTTTTAGAtgcattgtgtttttgttttttatgaatACGACTCCATtagacagatcctagatcagcaatcctCCTCTGGGATGCTTTGTGGCTACGAGCCCAGGTCCTTAACCCATTCTGTATCTAACCTTGTAGCCATGTATCACTTTATTTAAAACGTGGATCTATTGAGCATCAAAGCAGTCAATGAGGAGTCATTCAGCCACAACCAAAGTGACCTGCTTTAATcagtgtttacattttttttaactctCTTTTTGACCCTGTCCAGGTATTTGTGTACCGGGTTATGTTTGCTAGTTGATAGAGAGAACTCGGTATCTAAGCAGTCAAGTTGAAGTTCAGTATTAGTTTTGGTTTCTGCTTGGAGCCAACAGACACTAGTGTTAAGGGCTCTATTATGTTAAAGCCTATGGCATCAGATGGGTATAATTGTCTCACCGTCACCTGCAGTGTTTTGTACAGTCCCTGTGGTGTTTCACTGTGTACTTCATGGTTTCTCGTGAAATTGTTCAATTTCAATGtaaattatttgtaatattttaccTGTCTGCTTTTGCATTcatacaaaatgtatattttactaTGAGTTTGTAATAAAGGTGTTTTACATATTGCTTTGTGTGTTCTCCATACAACAACCAGACTAGCTTTAATGTGGAacccacgggggggggggggaccaggaATAGATGAAAGACTGGAGAATATCTGTGACAGAGGAACACTCCCAACGTCTGCAGAGGAGGGCCCTGGAGAACCTCTGTGAAGACAGAATTTAAAGAAGAAGGAATTATGGCGGCATCCTTGAAGAGAACTGCTGAACACCGGACCTACTGGAGTCAGTCTGGGGGGGTCTCCTTTGAAATGTAGGCCAATTGCTCATTGTCTTGATTTAGTCATGCATTTTCTGTTGGCCCATATGTataaattattttagttagttagACTAGTTAAGGTGCTATTCGGAACTAGGAATCTCTGAATTCTCCCGACTTGCGAACTGGTTGAACGCAGCATGTGAATAACCACAACCAGTTAGCAAATCGGAAGTTTCCTAGTTCCCGACTAGCACTTGAACGTGGCATAGATAGTGGGGAGTTTGACAGTGGTCACATTCAAACAGATTTTAATATGCATTGTACTTCAGCACGGGCGTGTCCTGCCCTGACATGTTTTCAATGACGATAATGACGattctagtctgactcaggaaAATAATGGTAAGTAGCATCTGATTGGATAGGAAACTTGTTGTTCGCCGGACCGCCTGGCACTTCAATGTTGACAGCCGAGCCAGTCTCGCTAGAGATTTTATTGAAAAGGAAAATTAATGAATGTTTCTCTGATATACAATAGACTAAACTATTTGGCAATGCCGTTTAGTAACAGCCTAAATTGCTGTAGGACTAGTCTATCATGGCGGCGCTAGGAGCGGAACGTGGCGAGGCGTCTAAAGTCGAAGAGAAGATAAACACACAGAAGACGGCCGACTCATGGAAACGTCATATCATCCGCCAACTCAAACATCGGGATAAGTATCAGAAGACGATGTTTCAAGATGTCATACTGGCATGTATGTAGAAGTTCTTTGCTGAAGgtcttgtgtaaaaaaaaaaaaatgttttttaaagtattttgtcGTTTTCTTTCAGATGACCTAAAAAAGCTTAATTAAGCAAGATTCGTTTTCCGATTCAAGGAAGTTCTAGATATATGCTGCAACACTAGATAGCTAGGTTTCAATTcaattggagacagattttcatgcgaatactATAGAATCCgcattaaaaaaatatgtgaaTTTTCCCACCAGTGTTGACACCAAATTCACTTATTTGTGGataaaatcagtgcgtgatgacgtagggcacacacaatgtaggcctaccttttTGCTTACGTTTTCATTTCCTTTACGGTTCATTGAGATACTTAAAACTGTATGATAATCGGCCACGATAATAATTGAGACCTAGATTATATATCAATAGATTATTATATAAATTTtcaaagaagtgtggatcatcattatttggaccagaAATGTCAAACTATACTACCAGTCAAARgtttggacacacctactcattctaaggtttttctttatttttactattttctacattgtagaataataatgaagacatcaaaactatgaaataacacatatggaatcatgtagtaaccaaaaaagttttaaacaaatcaaaatatatttaagattttagattcttcaaagtagccaccctttgccttgatgacagctttgcacactcttggcattctctcaaccagcttcacctggaatgcttttccaaccatcttgaaggacttcccacatatgctgagcacttgttggctggttttccttcactctgcggtccaactcatcccaaaccacctcaattgggttgaggtcggttgactgtggaggccagttcctctgatgcagcactccatcactctccttgRtcaaatagcccttacacagcctggaggtatgttgggtcactgtcctgttgaaagacaaatgatagtcccactaagtgcaaaccagatggggtgccgtattgctgcagaatgctgtggtagccatgttggttaagtgtgccttgaattctaaataaatcacagtgtcaccagcaaaataaccccataccagcacacctcctcctccatgcttcatggtgggaaccacacatgcagaggtcatYCGTTCACCTACTctttgtctcacaaagacacggctgttggaaccaaaaatctcaaatttggactcatcagaccaaaggacagatttcc
This window harbors:
- the atg16l2 gene encoding autophagy-related protein 16, whose translation is MAALGAERGEASKVEEKINTQKTADSWKRHIIRQLKHRDKYQKTMFQDVILAYINLLEKSNQRALITKGILGSGSRYPASSSNDSLTSLISKNDDLKKTTGE